A single region of the Changchengzhania lutea genome encodes:
- the msrA gene encoding peptide-methionine (S)-S-oxide reductase MsrA has product MKKIFPLLLLALFYNCKNAAQTNEEQNSLLTKAPVEVPIVNGKARAYFASGCFWCVEAVYESVKGVEESVSGYSGGHTKNPTYEASNTGRTGHAEAVEIIYDPNIVSFATLVDVYFGSQNPTQLNGQGPDNGSQYRSIIFYQNDEQKDIIESKKAALEKKLNKTVAAEVYPFQKFWVAEDYHQNYERLHPNNGYIRNVSIPRLNKFKAKFPELLKDSH; this is encoded by the coding sequence ATGAAAAAAATATTTCCCTTATTGCTATTGGCGTTATTCTATAACTGTAAAAATGCTGCTCAAACCAATGAAGAACAAAACAGCCTCCTAACAAAAGCTCCCGTCGAGGTTCCTATTGTCAACGGTAAAGCCCGAGCTTATTTTGCAAGCGGTTGCTTTTGGTGTGTGGAAGCCGTTTATGAAAGCGTAAAAGGGGTTGAAGAATCGGTTAGTGGTTATTCTGGCGGACATACCAAAAACCCAACTTATGAAGCTAGTAATACGGGAAGAACAGGACATGCTGAGGCTGTAGAAATTATTTACGATCCCAATATAGTCAGTTTCGCTACTCTGGTTGATGTTTACTTTGGTTCGCAAAATCCAACGCAACTTAATGGCCAAGGTCCCGATAATGGCTCTCAATACCGATCTATTATTTTTTATCAAAATGACGAACAAAAAGACATTATTGAATCCAAAAAAGCGGCACTAGAAAAAAAATTGAATAAAACAGTTGCTGCAGAAGTTTATCCGTTTCAAAAGTTTTGGGTTGCTGAAGACTACCATCAAAACTACGAACGCTTACACCCGAATAATGGTTATATCAGAAATGTTTCTATACCACGCTTAAATAAATTTAAAGCGAAATTTCCAGAATTACTTAAGGATAGTCATTAG
- a CDS encoding zinc ribbon domain-containing protein — protein sequence MAKKKEVTVEERLRALYDLQLIDSRIDEIRNVRGELPLEVRDLEDEVAGLNIRLEKLVSNLEVIDNDITSKKNLIEESKSLIKKYSEQQKNVRNNREFNSLTKEVEFQELEIELADKHIKEFKVQIEQKKEVINETKERLKERQSHLKHKKSELDAILAETEKEEKALLEKSEAYKTQIEDRLVAAYARIRRNVKNGLAVVPIERGASGGSFFTIPPQVQVEIASRKKVITDEHSGRILVDAALAEEQKAKMEKMFSKL from the coding sequence ATGGCTAAAAAGAAAGAAGTAACTGTTGAAGAGCGTTTAAGAGCGTTGTACGATTTACAACTTATAGATTCTCGTATAGATGAAATAAGAAATGTTCGTGGAGAACTTCCATTAGAAGTTCGTGATTTAGAAGATGAAGTTGCTGGACTAAACATCAGATTAGAAAAATTAGTCTCAAATTTAGAAGTTATTGATAACGATATTACTTCTAAAAAGAATCTTATCGAAGAATCTAAATCTTTAATCAAGAAATATAGTGAGCAACAAAAGAATGTTAGAAATAACAGGGAGTTTAACTCATTAACTAAAGAAGTTGAATTTCAAGAATTAGAAATCGAACTGGCCGACAAGCATATTAAGGAATTCAAAGTTCAAATTGAACAGAAAAAGGAAGTCATCAACGAAACGAAAGAGCGTTTAAAAGAAAGACAATCACACCTGAAACATAAAAAGAGTGAGCTTGATGCTATTTTAGCCGAAACTGAAAAGGAAGAAAAAGCATTATTAGAAAAATCTGAAGCATACAAAACCCAGATTGAAGATCGTTTAGTTGCAGCTTACGCTAGAATTAGAAGAAACGTAAAGAATGGTTTAGCCGTGGTGCCGATTGAAAGAGGTGCTTCTGGAGGTTCTTTTTTCACCATTCCCCCTCAAGTTCAAGTTGAAATTGCTTCTCGCAAAAAAGTAATTACAGATGAACATAGTGGCCGTATCTTAGTGGATGCAGCCCTTGCTGAAGAACAAAAAGCTAAAATGGAAAAGATGTTTTCTAAACTCTAG
- a CDS encoding Nif3-like dinuclear metal center hexameric protein has protein sequence MIVQDVINHLETFAPLAYAEDFDNVGLLVGDKNENITGILVTLDTLEAVVDEAIETHCNLIVSFHPIIFKGLKKLTGKNYVERVVIKAIKNNIAIYSMHTALDNAMEGVNNMICNQLELTNKRILIPQSGTIKKLTTYVPKEEAEQLRTALFHAGAGSIGHYSDCSFNVNGIGTFKGNDNSNPTKGEKGHIHHEQETQVSVTFPKHLEPEILQTLFKTHSYEEVAYEVVTIENKNQHIGMGMIGELKTALEESDFLKHVKNKMKTEGIRHSNFINKPIKKVAVLGGSGSFAIEAAKAAGADAFITADLKYHDFFTAENAILLADIGHYESEQFTKNLLVAYLTKKITNFAIILSRTNTNPIKYF, from the coding sequence ATGATTGTTCAAGATGTTATTAACCATTTAGAAACATTTGCCCCTTTGGCATACGCCGAAGACTTTGATAACGTAGGCCTATTGGTTGGTGATAAAAACGAAAATATCACTGGCATATTAGTCACATTGGATACCCTTGAAGCAGTAGTTGATGAAGCCATAGAAACCCATTGCAATCTTATTGTTAGCTTCCATCCTATCATTTTTAAAGGTCTAAAAAAATTGACTGGAAAAAACTATGTGGAACGTGTGGTCATAAAAGCCATTAAAAATAATATTGCGATTTATAGTATGCATACGGCATTGGACAATGCTATGGAAGGTGTAAATAATATGATTTGTAACCAATTAGAATTAACAAATAAACGAATTTTAATTCCGCAAAGCGGCACCATCAAAAAACTTACCACCTACGTCCCTAAAGAAGAAGCAGAACAATTACGAACCGCATTATTTCACGCTGGTGCTGGAAGTATAGGGCATTATTCCGATTGTAGTTTTAATGTTAACGGCATAGGTACATTTAAAGGGAATGATAACTCCAACCCCACAAAGGGTGAAAAAGGTCATATTCATCATGAGCAGGAAACACAAGTCTCTGTCACTTTCCCCAAGCATTTGGAACCTGAAATATTGCAGACCTTATTTAAAACGCATTCCTATGAAGAAGTCGCTTATGAGGTCGTGACCATAGAAAACAAAAATCAACATATTGGCATGGGCATGATAGGCGAGCTGAAAACAGCTTTAGAGGAATCTGATTTTTTAAAACATGTTAAAAACAAAATGAAAACGGAAGGCATTCGCCATTCAAATTTCATAAATAAACCCATTAAAAAAGTAGCTGTATTAGGAGGATCGGGAAGTTTTGCTATTGAAGCAGCAAAAGCCGCTGGAGCTGATGCATTTATTACAGCCGATTTAAAATATCATGACTTCTTTACTGCCGAAAACGCCATACTTTTGGCAGACATAGGACATTATGAAAGTGAGCAGTTCACAAAAAACCTTTTAGTAGCGTATCTTACAAAAAAAATTACTAATTTTGCCATCATTTTATCAAGGACAAATACCAATCCCATTAAGTATTTTTAA
- the lpxK gene encoding tetraacyldisaccharide 4'-kinase, which yields MKLIRYIAFPFVPVYYLVTWLRNRLYDLGIKKSKSYNFPVICVGNLSVGGTGKTPMIEYLIALLKNDYNVATLSRGYKRKTTGFQLGNHESSAESLGDEPYQFYSKFGSAISVAVDADRTHGINELRHLENVPEIILLDDAFQHRKVKTGLNVLLTTFENLYVNDFVLPTGNLREPQSGAKRADIIIVTKCPHVVSENKKAEIIKLINPLPYQSVFFSSIKYGNQIISESSIKPLEQINDFTLVTGIANAEPLVNYLKTKKLHFEHLNYKDHHEFSDQDIKILEEKALILTTEKDFVRLKKYVKLKDKLYYLPIVVELNDPLKFKQQIMAFLTRF from the coding sequence ATGAAATTAATAAGATACATCGCTTTTCCGTTTGTTCCTGTATATTATTTGGTGACTTGGTTGCGAAACAGATTGTATGATCTAGGCATAAAAAAATCTAAATCGTATAACTTTCCTGTGATTTGTGTTGGAAATTTAAGCGTTGGTGGCACAGGTAAAACCCCGATGATTGAATATTTAATTGCGCTTTTAAAAAACGATTATAATGTGGCTACCTTAAGTAGAGGCTACAAACGTAAAACGACAGGTTTCCAACTAGGTAATCATGAATCATCGGCAGAAAGCCTTGGCGATGAACCGTATCAATTTTATAGCAAATTTGGAAGTGCTATTTCTGTAGCAGTGGATGCCGATAGGACCCATGGCATAAATGAATTACGACATTTGGAGAATGTTCCAGAAATCATTTTGTTGGATGATGCCTTTCAGCATAGAAAAGTAAAGACAGGATTAAATGTATTGCTAACTACTTTTGAGAATCTGTATGTTAATGACTTCGTGTTGCCAACGGGCAATTTAAGAGAACCACAAAGTGGTGCAAAACGGGCTGATATTATTATAGTTACTAAGTGCCCTCACGTAGTATCTGAAAATAAGAAAGCGGAAATAATTAAGTTGATAAATCCATTACCGTACCAATCCGTTTTCTTTAGCAGTATTAAATATGGCAATCAAATTATCTCTGAAAGTTCTATAAAACCTTTAGAGCAAATCAACGATTTTACATTAGTTACAGGTATCGCCAATGCAGAGCCCTTAGTGAATTATTTGAAAACAAAAAAGCTGCATTTTGAGCATTTGAATTATAAGGATCATCATGAATTTTCAGATCAAGATATTAAGATTTTAGAAGAAAAGGCTTTAATTCTCACTACCGAAAAAGACTTTGTGCGTTTAAAAAAGTACGTAAAGTTAAAAGACAAGTTGTACTACTTGCCCATAGTAGTTGAATTAAATGATCCCTTAAAATTCAAGCAACAAATAATGGCTTTTTTAACTCGTTTTTAA
- a CDS encoding ATP-binding response regulator produces MPQTKNHIYIIALLLSFGISSQNSIDEDPEILQNTINYRISQSQKELENYNYYQAQKNLDEALSLAKKLDNKKSMGLIYAIKGQLQLIIEEPDNAIKSLNKAIEVQRFNKDDANLGSSFKTLGEVYISKKNYYQALDYFISAKSLFEQEELNDQLAEALLFEGKTYMSIKNYRKARITIERAIALAKRHGIQKTESHALINHGVVYNKLGDSQKGLDFATEGVIIAKRNKYRSILNEGYLILSQINEDLGNYEQATKYLKAHMRLSDSLQLLKRANASKDEEIQYLLNDEIEKNKEVVEKLEQAKDDKDLSALISILSVALITILSLLTLSLYKNNNIRLKTNNMLQKKNGELIIAKEKAELASKTKANFLSTVTHELRTPLYAVTGLSNMLLDENPKPEQIQHLKSLKFSGDYLLTFINDILQINKIEANKVDIDPESFNLKKKINNIVLALNNSALNNSITIHFEYDKDLPENFIADQLKISQILINLIGNSIKFTKNGDIWIRVYKIEQKDKNYTLRFEVEDNGIGISQEKQDNMFESFSQGSIQINRKYGGTGLGLSIVKGLIEILKGKIYLRSELEKGTTFYFEIPLEYSPMEEVKEKKPTYFSDDKKLDISNVKILVVEDNKINQMITKKILTKMNLKCDIVDNGEEAVDMIKTSNYDIVLMDIHMPGISGIEATKIVRTFDKELTIFALTAVTIEDKMHEFDEAGFTDIIPKPFKQEEFEKKLYNALSSKQDSSATA; encoded by the coding sequence ATGCCCCAAACAAAAAACCACATATATATTATAGCTTTGCTACTAAGTTTTGGTATATCCTCTCAAAATTCCATTGATGAAGATCCAGAAATACTGCAAAACACCATCAATTATCGAATTTCGCAATCTCAAAAGGAGCTTGAGAATTATAATTACTACCAAGCCCAAAAAAATCTAGATGAAGCGCTATCCTTAGCTAAAAAATTAGATAACAAAAAAAGTATGGGTTTGATCTATGCCATAAAAGGTCAGTTGCAACTCATCATCGAAGAACCGGATAATGCGATAAAATCGCTCAATAAAGCCATTGAAGTCCAGCGATTTAATAAGGATGATGCCAATTTGGGGAGTTCCTTCAAAACGTTAGGAGAAGTTTATATTAGCAAAAAGAATTATTACCAGGCCTTAGATTATTTTATTTCTGCAAAATCATTATTTGAACAGGAAGAACTAAATGATCAATTGGCTGAAGCCTTACTTTTTGAAGGTAAGACATACATGAGTATAAAAAACTACCGTAAAGCCAGAATAACCATTGAGCGAGCCATTGCCCTAGCAAAAAGACATGGCATACAAAAAACGGAAAGTCATGCCCTTATTAACCATGGTGTTGTTTATAATAAATTGGGAGACAGCCAAAAAGGATTAGATTTTGCCACAGAAGGGGTTATCATTGCGAAAAGAAACAAATACAGAAGCATCCTTAATGAAGGGTATTTAATTCTAAGTCAGATAAACGAGGATTTAGGCAACTACGAACAAGCTACTAAGTATCTTAAAGCACACATGCGTCTCTCTGATTCCTTACAACTCTTGAAACGAGCAAACGCATCAAAAGATGAAGAAATACAATATTTGCTTAATGATGAAATTGAAAAGAACAAAGAAGTTGTTGAAAAACTGGAACAGGCTAAAGATGATAAGGATTTAAGTGCTTTGATTTCAATTTTAAGCGTAGCACTAATTACCATTCTATCTTTATTGACATTGTCCCTTTACAAGAATAACAACATCCGATTAAAGACCAATAACATGCTCCAAAAAAAGAATGGGGAACTGATTATTGCAAAAGAGAAAGCAGAATTAGCCTCAAAAACAAAGGCGAATTTTTTATCAACGGTTACGCATGAGTTACGTACCCCGCTTTACGCAGTAACTGGGTTAAGTAACATGCTCTTGGATGAAAACCCTAAACCTGAACAAATCCAGCATTTAAAATCACTGAAATTTTCAGGAGACTATTTACTAACCTTTATTAACGATATTCTTCAAATAAATAAAATTGAAGCCAATAAGGTTGATATTGATCCAGAATCGTTCAACCTTAAAAAGAAAATAAATAATATTGTTTTAGCTTTAAATAATTCAGCATTAAACAATAGTATTACTATTCATTTTGAGTATGATAAAGATTTGCCTGAAAATTTCATAGCAGATCAGCTGAAAATTTCTCAGATTTTAATCAATCTGATTGGAAATTCAATCAAGTTCACTAAAAATGGTGATATCTGGATTAGAGTTTATAAAATTGAGCAAAAAGACAAAAATTACACACTTCGCTTTGAAGTAGAAGATAATGGGATTGGGATTAGTCAGGAAAAGCAAGATAATATGTTTGAAAGCTTCTCTCAAGGGTCTATACAAATCAATAGAAAGTACGGCGGTACTGGTTTAGGCTTATCTATTGTAAAGGGATTAATTGAAATTCTAAAAGGAAAAATCTATTTAAGAAGTGAACTTGAGAAAGGAACCACCTTTTATTTTGAAATCCCCTTAGAGTACAGTCCTATGGAAGAGGTTAAAGAGAAGAAACCTACTTATTTTTCAGATGATAAAAAATTAGATATTAGCAACGTGAAAATCCTTGTGGTTGAAGACAATAAAATAAATCAAATGATAACTAAAAAGATTCTGACTAAAATGAATCTTAAATGTGACATTGTGGACAACGGTGAAGAAGCTGTTGACATGATTAAAACAAGTAATTATGACATTGTTTTGATGGATATTCACATGCCAGGAATTAGTGGTATTGAAGCTACCAAAATAGTAAGAACCTTTGACAAGGAATTAACCATTTTCGCCTTGACTGCAGTGACTATAGAAGATAAAATGCACGAGTTTGATGAGGCTGGGTTTACAGATATTATCCCTAAGCCGTTTAAACAAGAAGAGTTTGAAAAGAAACTTTACAATGCACTATCTTCAAAACAGGATTCTTCAGCAACGGCTTAA